In Phragmites australis chromosome 17, lpPhrAust1.1, whole genome shotgun sequence, the following are encoded in one genomic region:
- the LOC133897462 gene encoding uncharacterized protein LOC133897462 — MGSCVSRPGVMSTAKESVHELTAKVVDLDGAMAQFAAPVTAHEALAAAAAAAAARGASSHFLCCSDELYFDAPVRALGARDALQAGQLYFLLPLPMLHRPLSGQDMAALVVKAIVALSAAPVGAAIDAGRVSTGVPSRDKSGVGAGAAGKQRRQTGRVAPLDVVSGDGSGHADGECKRYHVNGGYDARNAVHGDRTLGKTRNGAGHEGVTRRLAPVQRLSVIVEAASE, encoded by the coding sequence ATGGGTTCCTGCGTCTCCCGCCCAGGGGTGATGTCAACAGCGAAAGAGTCCGTGCACGAGCTCACGGCCAAGGTCGTGGATTTGGACGGCGCCATGGCGCAGTTTGCGGCGCCGGTCACGGCGCACGAGgccctggccgccgccgccgccgccgccgccgcccgcggaGCATCGTCGCACTTCCTCTGCTGCTCCGACGAGCTCTACTTCGACGCGCCCGTCCGCGCGCTGGGCGCGCGCGACGCGCTCCAGGCGGGGCAGCTCTACTTCTTGCTACCGCTGCCCATGCTCCACCGGCCGCTGTCCGGCCAGGACATGGCCGCGCTCGTCGTCAAGGCCATCGTGGCTCTCAGCGCGGCGCCCGTTGGCGCTGCCATCGATGCGGGCCGTGTCTCTACCGGCGTGCCGTCGCGGGACAAGAGCGGGGTTGGTGCCGGTGCGGCCGGCAAGCAGAGGCGGCAGACGGGACGAGTCGCGCCGCTCGACGTCGTGAGCGGCGATGGGAGTGGACACGCCGATGGCGAGTGCAAGAGATACCACGTGAACGGCGGATACGACGCGCGCAACGCGGTGCACGGTGATCGGACGCTGGGGAAGACGAGAAATGGAGCTGGTCACGAAGGTGTCACTCGTCGTCTTGCACCCGTGCAGAGGTTAAGCGTGATCGTGGAAGCAGCTAGTGAATGA